TTCATTTCTAATCTTTTGCATAACTAACTATTTAACCACGAAAACTAAAATACAGAAGCTGGTTTTCACCATCCTAATGTGAAATAACAAATCCATATGTTCAGAAACACCTaatcacataaaaaaataatagcagCTGACTGCAAAAGGCAATGCATCTGCTCTAGTTTATTCAATTATAACATATATGGATGAATCTATTGCGGATTGTTCGGCGGGTAGACGGCGTCCTCCTCCGCGAGGGTTGAGGGCGCGTCGGTGTAAGTGGCCTTGTTGAGGCCGGACTCAGCGGCTGCTGTAATTATTAGACAATGCTGCTGATGAATTGTAACCAGCAGATGAATTAGTCCGGCCCTGAGATTCAACAGAGAGGCTATCGTCGGCCTGCTCAGCCCCGGCGTGCTCTGGCTGAGGGTACTTCTTCTCGTGCTCAGCCGCCTTCTCTGCCGCTTTCTGCGTGTGATAATCCatcgccgcctccgcctctctCGCCATCCTCACCTCATGAGCCACCTCGATTCGAGATCTCGCCATTTCTCTCTCCGCCTACACACTCCAATCGTTACATGTTACGAACATAATTAAGGACTCAAACACGAACATAATATATCCCGTGCAATGATGCAAGTATGATAACAAATTATCGTGTTAAAAATTGTCAATCCTaatgtatttatatttatataatgtgAAATTATTTATCCTTGTTGAGATATGGAAAAGTCCTTACTCTTTCATCTTCTTTTGCTTCAGCCTTGGCTTTTCGGATTTCCTTCAAGTCATTGATCTTCTCCTTGATGGCCTGCATTttttgaaactttgaatttaaattcaccgtttatttttttctgaatttgcAGCAAATGTATTCAAATGATCATTTTATAGGCAATTATTTTGACTATGGTTTCTTTagtttttcccctataaatggCTAAGAGAGTTTATTTCCTGTCCATGAAATCGGTTTTAAAAGTGGACACCATAAAATGGAAATTCATGGCAATCTCTGATTTCAGAATGTGTT
This genomic interval from Salvia splendens isolate huo1 chromosome 13, SspV2, whole genome shotgun sequence contains the following:
- the LOC121761789 gene encoding late embryogenesis abundant protein 6-like → MQAIKEKINDLKEIRKAKAEAKEDERAEREMARSRIEVAHEVRMAREAEAAMDYHTQKAAEKAAEHEKKYPQPEHAGAEQADDSLSVESQGRTNSSAGYNSSAALSNNYSSR